Proteins encoded together in one candidate division TA06 bacterium window:
- the bamD gene encoding outer membrane protein assembly factor BamD has product MKKYLLPMMLIIVFLNLISCGGKKGVVKKLEADDLYARGQQFFQNKKYVDAMDDFKAVVFNYSGSKLALDANYFLAECYLRTRDYQGAVAEFQQILNTYSPCRYDDEARFKIALCYYKDSPNYALDQSETTVKAGQSLNLYFTYLSDTTWAPEARQLKISLEEKLAHKDFDAGRIYFKMKRYAPAKLYLENLMAQYPQTHWAQEAQKLLDQIPASAKVQQALPDSIPAAAADSSQGK; this is encoded by the coding sequence ATGAAGAAATACCTATTGCCCATGATGCTGATCATAGTGTTCCTGAACCTGATTTCCTGCGGGGGCAAGAAAGGGGTGGTCAAGAAACTGGAGGCCGATGACCTGTACGCCCGGGGCCAGCAGTTCTTCCAGAACAAGAAATACGTGGACGCCATGGACGATTTCAAGGCCGTGGTGTTCAACTATTCCGGAAGCAAGCTGGCCTTGGACGCCAATTATTTCCTGGCCGAGTGCTATCTAAGGACCCGCGATTATCAGGGGGCCGTCGCCGAGTTCCAGCAGATACTGAACACTTACTCGCCTTGCCGCTACGATGACGAGGCCCGGTTCAAGATCGCCCTGTGTTACTACAAGGATTCACCCAACTATGCCCTGGACCAAAGCGAGACCACGGTAAAGGCCGGGCAGTCCCTGAATCTTTATTTCACGTATCTTTCGGACACCACCTGGGCCCCGGAGGCTCGTCAGCTCAAGATTTCCCTAGAGGAAAAGCTGGCCCACAAGGATTTTGATGCTGGCCGGATATATTTTAAAATGAAACGTTACGCTCCGGCCAAGTTATACTTGGAAAACCTGATGGCACAATATCCCCAGACCCACTGGGCCCAGGAAGCCCAAAAGCTTTTGGATCAGATCCCGGCCTCCGCAAAAGTCCAACAAGCTTTGCCGGACAGCATTCCGGCCGCCGCCGCCGACAGCAGCCAGGGCAAGTAA
- a CDS encoding N-6 DNA methylase has translation MKHFGKAHKAVCHLVKDFQAHEKTYLSLAYQEAEVRKDFIDKFFIALGWDVNHEQQKNPYEQEVKVEKGVIVARAQKRADYAFCLAPNFRDAKFFVEAKKPAKSLFNPDDYFQTARYGWNANTPIAVLTDFEEFHIIDCRFKPNINTALTQKLTKYHYSEYADQEKFAKIYYLFSHEAVEGNSLEKHAETLKKPTGKAVQRGLFPGGYQPIDEAFLEEIDEIRKTLAKAFKKNCPEMMSNELTEAVQRTVDRLVFIRFLEDKLMEAENYLDNIGTSGQAWAEFIALCRKLDKKYNGVVFKETSIDLAGFEGPVDSEFRDICKRLSRQNSPYDFNFIPIHILGSIYERFLGKEVHATAKRVDIEEKPEVRKAGGVYYTPQYIVRYIVENTIGKLIEGKTPEEIAKLRFADIACGSGSFLIWALELLLDYHHKYYQAHPEKAKKDGCYQKDGKWVLNIRQKQSILLNNIYGVDIDPQAIEVTQLSLALKMLEDETTATANDMQVLFHSAVLPDLTKNIVCGNSLIGINVLQEDLFTITNQNEPHIKPMDYESVFPKVMDDGGFDAVIGNPPYINVENLDGITREILMATYRTAIKRFDIYIAFMEKGLDLLKVNGLLSFIIPYPFISQNYAELLRTLLVDHCKIKTIVDLSNVKIFNEAVVKNCIVIIENIEDKKI, from the coding sequence ATGAAGCACTTCGGAAAAGCCCATAAAGCAGTGTGCCACCTGGTAAAGGATTTTCAGGCGCATGAAAAGACATATCTCTCTCTGGCTTACCAGGAGGCGGAGGTCCGCAAGGACTTCATAGACAAGTTTTTCATTGCTTTGGGTTGGGACGTGAACCACGAGCAGCAGAAGAATCCTTATGAGCAGGAAGTGAAGGTTGAAAAAGGCGTAATCGTAGCCCGCGCCCAGAAGCGGGCCGATTACGCCTTTTGCCTGGCCCCCAATTTCCGGGACGCCAAGTTCTTCGTGGAGGCCAAGAAGCCTGCCAAGTCTCTTTTTAACCCCGATGATTATTTCCAGACCGCCCGTTACGGCTGGAACGCCAATACGCCAATTGCAGTGCTGACCGATTTTGAAGAATTTCACATCATAGACTGCCGGTTCAAGCCAAATATAAACACAGCCCTGACCCAGAAATTGACGAAATACCATTACAGCGAATATGCCGACCAGGAAAAATTTGCCAAGATATACTATCTGTTCTCGCACGAAGCGGTAGAGGGAAACTCTTTAGAGAAACACGCCGAGACCCTTAAAAAGCCCACCGGCAAGGCGGTTCAGCGGGGGCTGTTTCCCGGCGGGTATCAGCCGATAGACGAGGCGTTCCTGGAGGAAATTGACGAGATCCGCAAGACCCTGGCCAAGGCCTTTAAAAAGAACTGCCCGGAGATGATGAGCAACGAGCTGACCGAGGCGGTGCAGCGCACGGTTGACCGCTTGGTGTTCATCCGCTTTTTGGAAGACAAGCTGATGGAGGCGGAAAACTATCTGGACAACATCGGAACCTCGGGCCAGGCCTGGGCCGAATTCATAGCCCTGTGCCGCAAGTTAGACAAGAAATACAACGGGGTGGTGTTCAAGGAAACCAGCATTGACCTGGCCGGGTTTGAAGGGCCGGTGGACTCCGAGTTCCGCGATATTTGCAAGAGGCTTTCCCGCCAGAATTCGCCCTACGACTTTAACTTCATACCCATTCACATCCTGGGCTCCATTTACGAGCGTTTTCTGGGCAAGGAAGTTCACGCCACGGCCAAGCGGGTGGACATTGAAGAAAAGCCCGAGGTCCGCAAGGCGGGCGGGGTGTATTATACCCCCCAGTACATCGTCCGATATATCGTGGAAAATACCATCGGCAAACTGATCGAGGGCAAGACCCCGGAGGAAATAGCCAAACTGCGCTTTGCCGACATCGCCTGCGGCTCCGGCTCGTTTTTGATCTGGGCGTTGGAACTGCTGTTGGATTACCACCACAAGTATTACCAGGCCCACCCGGAAAAGGCCAAGAAAGACGGCTGTTACCAAAAGGACGGCAAATGGGTTTTAAACATCAGGCAAAAGCAAAGCATTTTGCTTAACAATATTTACGGGGTGGACATTGACCCCCAGGCCATAGAGGTGACCCAGCTGTCGCTGGCCTTGAAAATGCTGGAGGACGAGACCACCGCCACGGCCAATGACATGCAGGTGCTGTTTCACTCGGCGGTGCTGCCGGACTTGACCAAGAACATTGTTTGCGGGAACTCGCTGATCGGTATAAATGTATTGCAAGAAGACTTATTTACAATAACAAATCAAAATGAACCACACATAAAGCCGATGGATTACGAAAGTGTTTTCCCAAAAGTGATGGATGACGGTGGTTTTGATGCAGTTATAGGCAATCCACCTTACATCAATGTGGAGAATTTAGATGGTATAACACGTGAAATATTAATGGCAACTTATAGAACGGCCATTAAACGTTTTGATATCTATATTGCCTTCATGGAAAAAGGGTTGGATTTATTAAAGGTAAACGGCCTGCTCAGTTTCATAATACCATATCCGTTTATAAGTCAAAACTATGCTGAGTTATTGAGAACATTATTAGTTGATCATTGTAAAATTAAAACAATAGTGGATCTTTCAAACGTTAAAATATTTAACGAGGCAGTGGTGAAAAACTGCATAGTGATTATCGAAAACATTGAAGATAAAAAAATATAA
- a CDS encoding cyclic nucleotide-binding domain-containing protein, which translates to MTDQPTSPETANVSIWQRLIFTLDFSRQKPRVKPGAEEACFADRQGQEYFVVKAPGGSGYIKLGLQDYFLYSSFTGQKTIQQILVDYFKKFGSLAFSRIGTLFQELFAGGFLVQKPSNFYKSLAQGIRYQKPLVKILDMVKNLPQRQWPIPDFHRLTGLLYRGGFKYFFSLPAKIVSGLVILAGLVSFAVLIKGGQYSVIKSSGSYLTGLIILVLLNYLAVISHEMSHALACKHYKRKVNSGGTILYMGFPAFYVDTTDAWLLPKDQRLFISIVGPYTQAFLAGAASLLAVLMPDLFLNPLLYKFAVLSFVSVFVNFNPLLELDGYYMLVDWLELPGLKHKAAAFVKTELWRKLKFKEPLSWQEKVFTGFRLGALVWSGLALVLALYFWRLQASPLWHKFLIGTTTQARWWLLGGLALALTGGGVALRKHIKKLAAGFWQNLLKLVRQKPLVASLSLLAFFGAAALIIALFPGWVRILLMLPFGALALLAFLRVHSYYRGSHLSLVFWCLLLASLWQMALASFTSKIHPFLWLGTAGALALAGFSQFSYSSLRRWRQWQRWLWGAWWVLMMLVIAVNPGYAWPQSLGIMLLWSAFLMVLSLYWNNEGSSLEYFWMIILTGLLSQNALTIWRLPARLDLFPALMQALALLWLYLIIKGTSWQPETSAFEPADSERRRMRQAAVKIYKLSRRHFAAFFGESSAKAMDDRLNLALIEKGWPIRLYGDKSEERFQRELGILERSPAFKGLLDEMYFYISRITGAYFARNTFKTAYESLYWEEREIAQQYLMSGCQWSQGLTLKKLSQEKKDAQDVISGVARFWELSAEEAKVFFSRLKEDRRKAGETIIRQGEEGDKFYLIKSGQVEISIQKDGWPAQIAALLSRGDYFGEIALIKKVPRTATAKVLSDCSLLTLERADFELLMSQKVDLGPRIDRLIENRGFLVKLPLFSEFAPAQVAMAASRLIPRRCQPGEAVIAQSEMGDSFYIIKEGQFEVWVERDGQKNKVASLGPGEYFGEIALLLDVSRTASVISQSQGLVLQLHKDDFKSLLGEHLYFYKSLEQASSRRLKDTRHKVS; encoded by the coding sequence ATGACCGATCAACCAACATCGCCGGAAACGGCAAACGTTTCCATCTGGCAGCGGCTCATTTTCACTTTGGATTTCTCCCGACAGAAACCGCGGGTCAAACCGGGGGCAGAGGAGGCCTGTTTCGCCGACCGCCAGGGCCAGGAATATTTTGTGGTCAAGGCCCCGGGAGGCAGTGGCTACATCAAGCTGGGCTTGCAGGACTACTTCCTTTACTCCTCCTTCACCGGGCAGAAGACCATTCAGCAGATCCTGGTGGACTACTTCAAAAAATTCGGATCGCTGGCCTTTTCCCGCATCGGCACGCTTTTCCAGGAGCTTTTCGCCGGAGGGTTTTTGGTCCAAAAACCTTCCAATTTTTATAAGAGTCTGGCCCAAGGGATCCGGTACCAGAAGCCGCTGGTCAAAATACTGGACATGGTAAAGAACCTTCCCCAGAGGCAATGGCCCATCCCCGACTTTCACCGGTTGACCGGTCTTTTATACCGGGGCGGATTCAAGTACTTCTTTTCGCTTCCGGCAAAAATAGTCTCCGGGCTGGTGATCCTGGCAGGCTTGGTTTCCTTTGCTGTCCTGATAAAAGGCGGCCAGTACAGCGTCATCAAATCGTCGGGTTCATACCTGACCGGACTGATAATCCTGGTCCTATTGAACTATCTGGCTGTGATATCGCATGAAATGTCGCACGCCCTAGCCTGCAAGCATTACAAGCGGAAGGTCAACAGCGGAGGAACCATCCTTTACATGGGGTTCCCGGCCTTTTATGTGGACACCACCGATGCCTGGCTGCTGCCCAAGGACCAGCGGCTGTTCATCTCTATTGTGGGGCCGTATACCCAGGCCTTTTTGGCCGGGGCCGCCTCCCTGCTGGCCGTCCTGATGCCGGATCTTTTCCTGAACCCACTGCTTTATAAATTCGCCGTTCTTTCCTTCGTTTCGGTGTTCGTCAATTTCAATCCCCTGTTGGAGCTGGACGGTTACTACATGCTGGTGGACTGGCTGGAACTGCCGGGATTAAAGCACAAGGCCGCGGCTTTCGTGAAGACAGAACTCTGGCGCAAACTGAAATTCAAAGAACCCTTAAGCTGGCAGGAAAAAGTCTTTACCGGCTTCCGGCTGGGGGCTTTGGTGTGGTCGGGCCTGGCCTTGGTGCTGGCCTTGTATTTTTGGAGGCTGCAGGCTTCCCCGCTGTGGCATAAGTTTTTAATCGGCACCACTACCCAGGCCAGATGGTGGCTGTTGGGGGGACTGGCGCTGGCTCTGACCGGGGGCGGGGTGGCCCTGCGCAAACACATTAAAAAGCTGGCCGCCGGGTTTTGGCAAAATCTTCTAAAGCTGGTGCGCCAGAAACCGTTGGTCGCTTCCTTAAGCCTGCTGGCGTTTTTCGGGGCGGCCGCTTTGATCATTGCCCTTTTCCCCGGTTGGGTCAGGATCCTATTGATGCTGCCATTCGGAGCCTTGGCCCTGCTGGCTTTTTTAAGGGTTCATTCCTATTACCGGGGATCTCATCTTTCCTTAGTCTTCTGGTGCCTGCTGCTGGCTTCGCTCTGGCAGATGGCGCTGGCATCTTTCACTTCTAAAATTCATCCCTTCCTTTGGCTGGGAACGGCCGGAGCCTTGGCCCTGGCGGGGTTCAGCCAATTTTCCTACTCCAGCTTAAGGCGGTGGCGCCAGTGGCAGCGCTGGCTGTGGGGGGCTTGGTGGGTTTTGATGATGCTGGTGATCGCCGTCAACCCGGGATACGCCTGGCCCCAGTCGCTGGGAATAATGCTGCTCTGGTCCGCCTTTTTAATGGTGCTGTCGCTTTATTGGAATAACGAAGGATCTTCGCTGGAATATTTCTGGATGATCATTTTAACCGGGCTGCTGAGCCAGAATGCGCTGACCATCTGGCGGCTGCCGGCCAGGCTGGACCTGTTCCCGGCCCTGATGCAGGCCCTGGCCCTGCTCTGGCTGTACCTGATCATCAAGGGCACCTCCTGGCAGCCCGAGACCTCCGCCTTTGAGCCGGCCGATTCCGAGCGCCGCCGGATGCGCCAGGCCGCGGTCAAGATCTACAAACTCTCCCGCCGCCATTTTGCCGCCTTCTTCGGTGAGTCTTCGGCTAAGGCCATGGACGACCGCCTGAACCTGGCGCTGATCGAAAAAGGCTGGCCCATCAGGCTCTACGGCGATAAAAGCGAGGAGCGGTTCCAGCGGGAGCTGGGGATACTGGAGCGCAGCCCGGCCTTTAAGGGTCTGCTGGACGAGATGTATTTTTATATCTCCAGAATCACCGGGGCCTATTTCGCCAGGAACACCTTCAAGACCGCTTACGAAAGCCTTTACTGGGAGGAGCGGGAGATCGCCCAGCAGTACCTGATGTCCGGCTGCCAGTGGTCCCAGGGCCTGACCCTTAAAAAACTCTCCCAGGAGAAAAAGGACGCCCAGGATGTGATCTCCGGGGTAGCCAGGTTCTGGGAGCTTTCTGCCGAAGAGGCCAAGGTGTTTTTCTCCCGGCTGAAGGAGGACCGGCGCAAGGCAGGCGAGACCATCATCCGGCAGGGCGAGGAAGGCGATAAGTTCTACCTCATCAAGTCCGGGCAGGTGGAGATCTCCATCCAAAAGGACGGATGGCCAGCTCAGATCGCGGCCCTGCTTTCGCGGGGCGATTACTTCGGGGAGATCGCCCTGATCAAGAAGGTTCCCCGCACCGCCACCGCTAAGGTCCTGTCCGACTGTTCGCTTTTGACCCTGGAGCGGGCGGACTTCGAATTACTAATGTCCCAAAAGGTGGACCTGGGCCCCAGGATCGACCGGCTGATAGAGAACCGGGGATTTCTGGTAAAGCTGCCGCTGTTCTCGGAATTCGCGCCGGCCCAGGTGGCCATGGCCGCATCCCGGCTGATCCCCAGGCGCTGTCAGCCCGGAGAAGCGGTGATCGCCCAGAGCGAGATGGGAGACAGTTTTTACATCATCAAGGAAGGGCAGTTTGAGGTCTGGGTGGAGCGCGACGGCCAGAAGAACAAAGTGGCCAGCCTGGGGCCGGGCGAGTATTTCGGCGAGATCGCCCTGCTGCTGGATGTGTCCCGCACCGCCAGCGTTATTTCCCAGTCCCAGGGCCTGGTGCTGCAACTGCACAAGGACGATTTCAAGAGCCTGCTGGGCGAGCACCTCTATTTCTACAAGAGCCTGGAACAGGCCTCCAGCCGCAGGCTGAAGGACACCCGGCACAAGGTCAGCTGA